The Rhodothermus marinus DSM 4252 DNA segment GCTGATGCCCAGCGACAGCAGGATCACGCTACCGCCGACGGAGGCGTAACGCACCATGCGATCCTGCCAGCCCAGCAGGCTTGCCTGCAGGTACAGGTAACCCTGCGTCTGGCCTTCCCAGTGCACCGGCTCTACGTGGCGTAGCGTTTCCCGGTCGCTGCCGGACGTCGGGAGCCGTGCAGGTAGCGCCGTTGCGGGAAGGCCGCCGAGGTACCAGGCAAACAGCCGCCCGTCGGCCGTGTACAATGCCGCGATCTGCACGGCGGGGATGCTGCGCACACCTTCCAGCACCTCTGAAGCTGCCTGCGCATCCTGAAAGACCAGCGGTGCCACGCTGTGTTCGGTCAGCAACCTTCCCAGCACCTCCAGTTCTCGCGCTTTCTCACGCCGGAACTGGGCCAGATCGTAGAAGGCAAACAGCACCCCGTTCAGCAGCAGGATGACCGTGCAGGTCCAGAGCACGATCAGAAGGAGCTGTGCCTTGAGCGAACAACGATCTACGAGCTTCATCCTGCTTCCTCGTAGATTCGGGCCAGCCGGAGCAGACGGGCACTCAGTTGCAGGCCTGCCCGGCGGGCCGCCGTGATGTTGATTTCAAACTGAATTCGGTTTTTCTCTTCCACCAACCGCACCATGCCGCCCTGCTTCAGGAAATCCTCCCCTTCTCCAACCGTCAACACCGGTTGATTTTGCAGCTGCTTCAGCGAAGTCTGCAGGACCTGCTTCGGCATCGGCCCCATAAACACGAGATGACACCCTCGAGCCGAAGCACCGACAGGCAGATGGCGGATTTCCAGCGGTCGGTTGTGGACGGTTTTGCCCTGCAGCTGCTCCAGCGCACTTCCGAACGGGTCTTTCCCCAGAATGCACAGCCGGATGGGCGTCGCCGCATCGCCCAGAGCCTCCTCCGGCCAGGTGCTGAACTGGGCAAAATGAAAAAGGAATGTTACCTTGACCCGGGCTTTTTCCGCCGGTATCGACTGATCCGATCCGATTCCTGCGAAGCCTGCCACCAGCAGCAATAGCACACCCAGCAGACGGCCACCCGGTTGAAGACGCATCGTTCAGCCGGCACTTTGTTCAAACAGACTGCTAAAGGGGTATCGGCCGGAAAGGCTTTCGATTAAATTTACCGGGAATCCTGCTGAAATTTGTGCAGAACCTGTCCGGTAAGAGAAGAAGTGATCTGGTAAGCCTACGCTTTGCTGCATGCCTGACCACAAGCACGAATGCGTTTGTAGAAAGCCACGAAGGCGCCAGCCGAAGTGGCGCTTCCCGTTCGGCACTTCGCTTCGCTCCGTGCCGGACTACAAGCGCGTTTTTCCCCGGGCTTACACGTCTGTGATCGCCCCAGTTGCGCGTGCTCCCTGAAACCATTCTTGAAAGACCTGCGCGCCCTTCAGAAATGCAGCACCAGCTCGAACGAAGCCTGGCGGCCCAGGTCGTACACGTCGACCGGCGCGAAGGCGAAACGCCGGGGCAGGCGCTCGCCGACCAGCACGAGCACGGGCGCGCGATACCAGGGATTGGCCCGATCGAACAGGTTGAACAGGCCCAGCCGTAGCTCGGCCGTGGCAAAGGGCGTCCGGTAGCGGGTCGTCAGCGTCAGGTCCATGCGATGGTAGGGGCCCAGTCGTTCCGGTTGCGCCAGATCTGTATAGCGCTCGGTGTTGGGGGGGCCGGACGCCGAAAACCAGGCCACCGTAAGCGCGCTGCCCGGCCAGAGCGGCACGTCCAGATATGCCCGAAGCTGGTGACGCCGGTCCCAGGGGGCCGGATACCAGGCGCCGCCGTTCAGCGCGTCGTGGGCCAGGTCAACCCGGCTCAGCGCATAGGCCAGCGTGGCCCGGAGTGGCCCGAGCGGCTGATCCAGCAGCATCTCCAGCCCGTAGGCCCGGCTGCGCGCGCCGGTAAGCCAGGGCGTCGTCGTTTCGGGGTCGCGCGTGATCAGGAAGAAAGGCGCCACGACCTCGTGCTGCCATACGTTCGCAAAGCGACGGGCGTAAGCGTCAAGCTGCAGACGCGTGCGTCCCGGCCGGAGCTGCACGCCTGCGCTCATGTTGTCCACCACGGTCGGCGGCTGATTCCGCCCGGTCAGCAGCCAGATGCCCGTGCTGTTCATGTTTTCGAAGGCCAGGTGGTGCAGAAACTGATAGTTCCGGCTGAAGCCGACGCCGGCCGACCACTGGCCTTCGGGGTGCAGCGTCAGCTGAAGACGGGGCGAAAGACGGACGTACGGGCCTGTCGAGAAGGCATGGAGCCGAAGCCCGGCCAGCACCTTCAACAGGGCACCTGTGCGTCCTTCGTACTGCAGAAAGGCGTCCGTCTGGACCGCCCGCTGCTTTTCCGCGAAGGGACGAGGCCGAACGGCCGAATGTTCTTCGTACGAAAGGTCCAGGTGTTGCAGCGTGTAGCCCAGCGTCCAGTAGCCGGCCTCTTGCGCCACCTGTAAGGCCTGCTCCCAGCGCCACTCGGTCAGGGCGTTCGTGTAAGCGAACGGCGCCAGCCGCCGAAACAGCTTCTGAAGGCCGCCCCCGGTAAAAGCGTACAGGAAGTCGTCCTTCGTGTAGCGGCTCTCGTAGGCGGTGGTTGCCAGCAGCGTCTCCAGGTGTAACGCCGCGCCCATTCGGTAGGTGAGCCGGGCGCTGGCCGTGCGGTTGGTCCAGCGCTGCCGGGTTTCGACGTCCATCCATTCAAAATCGGAGGGGCGCGCATCCCAGCGCGGCATCAGGCGCTGGGCCTGCTGGCGGGCATCGTCCCCGCCCAGGTAGCCGCTCAGCGTCAGGCGCACCGGCCCGCCTTCGAGCCGAAGCTTGCCGTGCAGATCGTAAAACGTAGCGGCCGAGGGGCCCAGCTCCAGCAGACGGGCCTCCAGATCGGCCACGTTCGGGGGAAGGGGTCCGGTGGGGCGTGCCACGTCGAGCCCGAACGCCACGAGTCGGTCGTTGCCGGGCCAGGCGAGTGCATCGAGCAGCGAGCGGCGTCCGGCCAGCAGCCAGCTTCCCGAACGGCCCAGCGGTCCTTCCAGCAGCAGGCGCCCGGCCACGTTGCTCACGCCGGCCACGCTCTGAGGGCGCTGGTAGCTGCCGCTGCGCGTCACGAAGGCAAGCGTCCCTCCGGGCGGGGCCGCGTAAGTGGCCGGCGCCACGTCGTAGAAGAAACCGACCGCCTGGAGGGCGTCCGGGTTGAAGGCGTCGAACAGGCCAAACAGATGCGAAGGATGATAGACGGGCACGCCGTCGAGCAGTACCTGGAAGCCGTCGGTCTGGCTACCCCGCACGGTCAGGCCGTCGAGCCCGATGGCCAGCCCGACGGCTGGCAGCGCCTGGAGCGCCCGGAGCACGCCGCGCTCGCCGAACGGCGCGAACCGTGCGGGTTGCACCAGCCGCTGCCAGGTGGTATCGATCCCGTCGAGCCAGGCGGCGCTTCCCACGATGAGCACGGCGGGAAGCGCCTCGGTCCGGGGCGCGAGCGCGAGCCGCAGCGGCCGCGTCGTTTCGCGCACGGCCAGCGAAATGGTTTGCGATTCGTAGCCCACATACGAGGCGGTCAGCGTCAGCGTATCGCATGCGGCCGGCAGTGCTACCGTCGCGACAAACCGCCCTTCGGCATCGGCCATAGTGCCCCACAGCCGACCGTTCGCCCACCAGGAAACCGTCGCGTAGGGCAGCGGCAGCCCGGTCGCCGCATCGCGCACCTGCCCCTCGATCGAGACGTTGCGCGAGGGGGCTTCCAGCAATAAAAGCTGGCGCCGCGCCGTGTCGGCCTCCAGGACAAGCCCCTGCCGGGCCAGCTCGCGCGTGAGTGCTTCGATGAGATGGGACTCGGTCGTCTGCAGCGTGACGGTGCGCCCTTCGACGAGCGCGTCGCGATAGAGCACCTGATAGCCGCTGCGCCGGGCCACGTCGTCGAGCACCTGGCGGAGTGGCACTTCCTGATAAACGACCGGCTGGGCCCGGACCGCCCCCGCCAGGCCCAGCAGGCTGACCATGAGGATCATTCGGCACGCGATCCTACCGCCCCGCATCGGCTTCGAACCGGTAATGCTTCGGCGCGACCTCGACGAAGCGACCGCCCAGCACCCGACCCAGATCCTGCAATACCTGCGGCAGGCTGTCGAGCGTCAGCGTGCCGCTGAGCGTTTGCGACGCGTAGGGTTCCGGCAGCGTGAGCCGTACGCCGAAGTGATGCGCCAGCTCGGCGGCCACCTGCGCGGCCGGCTCCTGCACAAAGGTCAGCCGCCCCTGCAACCAGTCCAGGTAGGTTTCGGCCGGAGCCGGCTCCGACGGCGTCAGATGTCCGTCGGCCGTCAGGCGGCTGCGCTGACCGTCGGTGAGCACCTGCTGCTGGCCGCGCGGCCCTTCTACCCGAAGCCGCCCCGTCTCCAGAAAAACCTCCACGCCGTCCCAGGTGCGCACGTCGAAGCGTGTACCCAGTACCGTGATGCGCACCGCTCCGGCCTCCACCTGAAACTGCCGCTCCGGCCGGTGCACCACGTCGAAAAATGCCTCGCCCTCCAGACGGTAGCGCAGGACGGTTTCCGAAGCGGCCAGCCGGTAGAGCTGCGAATGCGGCCGCAACGTGATCTGCGAGCCGTCCGGCGCCGTGTAGACCTCGGGGGTGGCATCGGCCGAAGCCACCAGCACGGGCGCACTTTCTTTCACCGCATACAGCCACCAGCCCAGACCGGCCGCCAGCAATACAACCGCCACGACCAGCGCCCGACGCCAGTACAGGCGGCGAACCTGCGGTCTGCGCTGCGGTGCCCGGTCGGCCGCCCGCCGATGCATCCGCGCCGCGATCCGCTGCCAGATCCGCTCGCTTCGCTCCGGCGGCACGGCCGGGGCCGCCTCGTCGGCCAGCGCCAGCAGCGCCCGGCCCAGCGGATCGTCGGCCAGCTCCGGGTCGGACGCCAGCGGACGCCCTTCCTCCCGGAGCTGCCCGATCCGCCGGGCCAGCGCTTCGTCACGGTCGCTATGGGACGGTCGCTCCATCATCGGTAAAGATACAAGGTCGGGGTGCCCGGTGGACACCCCGCCCGGTTTTTCTTACGAATCCCGCTGCACGTCACCGGTACCCAGGAAGATGCGGTAGGTCTGCGGAATGCCGTAGAAGCGCACCAGTGCCGAGCCGTCGCCGTTCATCTCGATGGTGCCTTCCACCTCATGTACCACCTCTTTGTCGCCCGTGCGCTTGACCATCCGCACTTCGTAGGCCAGCGTGCCGTAGGTCAGATGCTCCAGCGAATCGGTCGCCGACGGCTTGAGGATGTAAACCGGCCCGTCGGTCACCAGGTGCGCCCGGAATTCCATCTCCACTTCCTGCCCCTTGTCGTTCACGAAATGCCGGGCGCCCTCCATCTGCTGCTCACCCTCGAAGGTGATCGTGTCGCTTGCGGCCTCTAGGCCCTCGACGTGCCAGGTGGCCCGACGCTCGAACGAAGCGCTCCGTTCGTTGCCCGAAGGCGTCCGCTGGGCCACCGAACCCTTACGGAAGCCCTCGAAGTCGATCGAGGCGATCCGTTCACGTTCGGCCCGCGGATGGGCGATGAACTGTCCCTCGCTGTCCTTGAAGATGTACTTCAGCAGCGCTTCGATGGACTTCTGGAAGTTGGGGCGGGACACTTCATGGATGAAGTAAATCGTGTGCGTACCCGTCGTCG contains these protein-coding regions:
- a CDS encoding TonB-dependent receptor, whose translation is MILMVSLLGLAGAVRAQPVVYQEVPLRQVLDDVARRSGYQVLYRDALVEGRTVTLQTTESHLIEALTRELARQGLVLEADTARRQLLLLEAPSRNVSIEGQVRDAATGLPLPYATVSWWANGRLWGTMADAEGRFVATVALPAACDTLTLTASYVGYESQTISLAVRETTRPLRLALAPRTEALPAVLIVGSAAWLDGIDTTWQRLVQPARFAPFGERGVLRALQALPAVGLAIGLDGLTVRGSQTDGFQVLLDGVPVYHPSHLFGLFDAFNPDALQAVGFFYDVAPATYAAPPGGTLAFVTRSGSYQRPQSVAGVSNVAGRLLLEGPLGRSGSWLLAGRRSLLDALAWPGNDRLVAFGLDVARPTGPLPPNVADLEARLLELGPSAATFYDLHGKLRLEGGPVRLTLSGYLGGDDARQQAQRLMPRWDARPSDFEWMDVETRQRWTNRTASARLTYRMGAALHLETLLATTAYESRYTKDDFLYAFTGGGLQKLFRRLAPFAYTNALTEWRWEQALQVAQEAGYWTLGYTLQHLDLSYEEHSAVRPRPFAEKQRAVQTDAFLQYEGRTGALLKVLAGLRLHAFSTGPYVRLSPRLQLTLHPEGQWSAGVGFSRNYQFLHHLAFENMNSTGIWLLTGRNQPPTVVDNMSAGVQLRPGRTRLQLDAYARRFANVWQHEVVAPFFLITRDPETTTPWLTGARSRAYGLEMLLDQPLGPLRATLAYALSRVDLAHDALNGGAWYPAPWDRRHQLRAYLDVPLWPGSALTVAWFSASGPPNTERYTDLAQPERLGPYHRMDLTLTTRYRTPFATAELRLGLFNLFDRANPWYRAPVLVLVGERLPRRFAFAPVDVYDLGRQASFELVLHF
- a CDS encoding YfiR family protein; this encodes MRLQPGGRLLGVLLLLVAGFAGIGSDQSIPAEKARVKVTFLFHFAQFSTWPEEALGDAATPIRLCILGKDPFGSALEQLQGKTVHNRPLEIRHLPVGASARGCHLVFMGPMPKQVLQTSLKQLQNQPVLTVGEGEDFLKQGGMVRLVEEKNRIQFEINITAARRAGLQLSARLLRLARIYEEAG
- a CDS encoding FecR family protein; translated protein: MMERPSHSDRDEALARRIGQLREEGRPLASDPELADDPLGRALLALADEAAPAVPPERSERIWQRIAARMHRRAADRAPQRRPQVRRLYWRRALVVAVVLLAAGLGWWLYAVKESAPVLVASADATPEVYTAPDGSQITLRPHSQLYRLAASETVLRYRLEGEAFFDVVHRPERQFQVEAGAVRITVLGTRFDVRTWDGVEVFLETGRLRVEGPRGQQQVLTDGQRSRLTADGHLTPSEPAPAETYLDWLQGRLTFVQEPAAQVAAELAHHFGVRLTLPEPYASQTLSGTLTLDSLPQVLQDLGRVLGGRFVEVAPKHYRFEADAGR